In the genome of Capra hircus breed San Clemente chromosome 17, ASM170441v1, whole genome shotgun sequence, one region contains:
- the ZMAT5 gene encoding zinc finger matrin-type protein 5 has product MGKRYFCDYCDRSFQDNLHNRKKHLNGLQHLKAKKLWYDMFRDAAAILLDEQNKRPCRKFLLTGQCDFGSSCRFSHLSERGLQELSVQAEEERRAREWPLDVAELPEVRLEDWLEKRAKRLSSTPSSRAEPVRATVFQYPVGWPPVQELPPSLRAPPPGGWPLQPSIQWG; this is encoded by the exons ATGGGGAAGCGTTACTTCTGCGACTACTGCGACCGATCCTTCCAGGACAACCTCCACAACCGCAAGAAGCACCTGAATGGGCTGCAGCACCTCAAGGCCAAGAAGCTCTGGTACGATATGTTTCGAG ATGCAGCTGCCATCTTGCTGGATGAGCAGAACAAGAGGCCCTGCCGGAAGTTTCTACTGACAG GTCAGTGCGACTTTGGCTCCAGCTGCCGCTTCTCCCACCTGTCCGAGCGAGGCCTGCAGGAGCTGAGTGTCCAGGCAGAGG AGGAGAGGCGGGCCAGGGAGTGGCCACTGGATGTTGCCGAGCTTCCTGAGGTCCGCCTGGAGGACTGGCTGGAGAAGCGAGCCAAGCGGCTGAGCTCCACCCCAAGCAGCAG GGCCGAGCCCGTGAGAGCCACCGTGTTCCAGTACCCCGTGGGTTGGCCGCCAGTCCAGGAGCTGCCTCCGTCCCTGCGGGCACCCCCTCCTGGGGGGTGGCCCCTGCAGCCCAGCATCCAGTGGGGCTga
- the CABP7 gene encoding calcium-binding protein 7 isoform X2 has product MPFHPVTAALMYRGIYTVPNLLSEQRPVDIPEDELEEIREAFKVFDRDGNGFISKQELGTAMRSLGYMPNEVELEVIIQRLDMDGDGQVDFEEFVTLLGPKLSTSGIPEKFHGTDFDTVFWKCDMQKLTVDELKRLLYDTFCEHLSMKDIENIIMTEEESHLGTAEECPVDVETCSNQQIRQTCVRKSLICAFAIAFIISVMLIAANQVLRSGMK; this is encoded by the exons ATGCCGTTCCACCCGGTGACGGCGGCGTTGATGTACCGGGGCATCTACACCGTCCCCAACCTGCTGTCGGAGCAGCGCCCTGTGGACATCCCCGAGGACGAGCTGGAAG agaTCCGAGAGGCTTTTAAAGTCTTCGACCGTGATGGCAACGGCTTCATCTCCAAGCAGGAGCTGGGCACGGCCATGCGCTCCCTGGGCTACATGCCCAATGAGGTGGAGCTGGAGGTCATCATCCAGAGGCTGGACATGGACG GTGACGGCCAAGTGGACTTTGAGGAGTTTGTGACCCTCCTGGGACCCAAGCTTTCCACCTCGGGGATCCCAGAGAAGTTCCACGGCACTGACTTTGACACTGTCTTCTGGAAG TGTGACATGCAGAAGCTGACGGTGGACGAGCTGAAGCGGCTGCTCTATGACACCTTCTGTGAGCACCTGTCCATGAAGGACATCGAGAACATCATCATGACGGAGGAGGAGAGTCACCTGGGCACGGCGGAGGAGTGCCCCGTGGACGTGGAGA CCTGCTCCAACCAGCAGATCCGCCAGACGTGCGTGCGGAAGAGCCTCATCTGCGCCTTCGCCATCGCCTTCATCATCAGCGTCATGCTCATCGCAGCCAACCAGGTGCTGCGCAGTGGCATGAAGTAG
- the CABP7 gene encoding calcium-binding protein 7 isoform X1 — MPFHPVTAALMYRGIYTVPNLLSEQRPVDIPEDELEEIREAFKVFDRDGNGFISKQELGTAMRSLGYMPNEVELEVIIQRLDMDGDGQVDFEEFVTLLGPKLSTSGIPEKFHGTDFDTVFWKCDMQKLTVDELKRLLYDTFCEHLSMKDIENIIMTEEESHLGTAEECPVDVESEWPPRDPTGGAGEELHAGGLVCPRPRVSTRPVWECRRPLSPSLGCPFCLSAAPRWRRPQPAPTSRSARRACGRASSAPSPSPSSSASCSSQPTRCCAVA, encoded by the exons ATGCCGTTCCACCCGGTGACGGCGGCGTTGATGTACCGGGGCATCTACACCGTCCCCAACCTGCTGTCGGAGCAGCGCCCTGTGGACATCCCCGAGGACGAGCTGGAAG agaTCCGAGAGGCTTTTAAAGTCTTCGACCGTGATGGCAACGGCTTCATCTCCAAGCAGGAGCTGGGCACGGCCATGCGCTCCCTGGGCTACATGCCCAATGAGGTGGAGCTGGAGGTCATCATCCAGAGGCTGGACATGGACG GTGACGGCCAAGTGGACTTTGAGGAGTTTGTGACCCTCCTGGGACCCAAGCTTTCCACCTCGGGGATCCCAGAGAAGTTCCACGGCACTGACTTTGACACTGTCTTCTGGAAG TGTGACATGCAGAAGCTGACGGTGGACGAGCTGAAGCGGCTGCTCTATGACACCTTCTGTGAGCACCTGTCCATGAAGGACATCGAGAACATCATCATGACGGAGGAGGAGAGTCACCTGGGCACGGCGGAGGAGTGCCCCGTGGACGTGGAGAGTGAGTGGCCGCCCCGGGACCCCACGGGCGGGGCAGGGGAGGAACTCCACGCTGGGGGTCTCGTCTGCCCCAGACCCCGCGTCTCCACGCGCCCCGTGTGGGAGTGCAGGCGGCCCCTGAGTCCCTCGCTCGGCTGTCCCTTCTGTCTCTCTGCTGCTCCTCGGTGGCGGCGGCCGCAGCCTGCTCCAACCAGCAGATCCGCCAGACGTGCGTGCGGAAGAGCCTCATCTGCGCCTTCGCCATCGCCTTCATCATCAGCGTCATGCTCATCGCAGCCAACCAGGTGCTGCGCAGTGGCATGA